A region from the Osmerus eperlanus chromosome 11, fOsmEpe2.1, whole genome shotgun sequence genome encodes:
- the zgc:101731 gene encoding SNARE_SNAP25N and SNARE_SNAP23C domain-containing protein yields the protein MAADAPLRTEQEELQKRANQVTDESLESTRRMMQLVEESKDAGIRALVMLDEQGEQLERIEEGLDQINSDMKEAEKNLTDLGMCCGLCSCDKLKNFEESEAYKKVWGTSQDGVVSSQPSSRVLDEREQMIMSGGHIRRVTDDAREDEMEENLGHVGSIIGNLKSMALDMGNEIDTQNVQIDRIQGKAINNVARIDAANQKANNLMKR from the exons ATGGCTGCCGACGCGCCCTTAAGGACGGAACAGGAAGAGCTTCAGAAAAGAGCCAATCAGGTCACAGATGAG TCTCTGGAAAGCACTAGACGCATGAtgcagctggtggaggag agTAAAGATGCTGGGATCCGGGCTCTGGTGATGCTGGATGAACAAGGAG AGCAACTAGAGCGAATTGAAGAGGGCCTGGACCAGATCAACTCAGACATGAAGGAAGCGGAGAAGAACCTGACAGATCTGGGGATGTGCTGTGGGCTCTGCTCCTGTGATAA gctgAAGAACTTTGAGGAGAGCGAGGCGTATAAGAAAGTGTGGGGGACCAGCCAGGATGGAGTGGTGTCCAGCCAGCCGTCCTCTCGCGTgctggatgagagagagcagatgatCATGAGTGGAGGGCACATCCGGAG ggtgaCCGATGACGCACGGGAGGACGAGATGGAGGAGAACCTGGGTCATGTCGGCAGCATCATTGGAAACTTGAAGAGCATGGCGCTGGACATGGGCAACGAGATCGACACTCAGAACGTCCAGATTGACCGTATACAGGGCAAG GCCATCAACAACGTTGCCCGTATCGATGCAGCCAACCAGAAAGCCAACAATttgatgaagagatag